A single genomic interval of Aquipuribacter sp. SD81 harbors:
- a CDS encoding NAD(P)H-binding protein: MPAADDPAPAPPPPRRVLLTGARGTTSVPLAALLARQGDVEVLGGSSRPEAVDLEGVTPTRLSWDDPAGWPAALDGVDAVYVVLPIRSDAPEILRDVLADVDPGTRVVLLSERNADDGGPDGWTVRAERAVRDSGLPWTVLRPSWFMQVLTDPRFFGDAVRQDGELPFADGGAPVAWIDARDIAAVAERALVSDGLLGRVLELSGPESLTLRETAARLAAAAGRPVSHRSTSVEEAVAGSDGFERALSAYTFERVAAGRFAEVTGTVAEVTGRPARSLGQYLHEVGL; this comes from the coding sequence GTGCCCGCAGCCGACGACCCCGCCCCCGCGCCGCCGCCACCCCGCCGGGTCCTGCTGACCGGGGCGCGCGGTACGACCAGCGTCCCCCTCGCGGCCCTCCTCGCCCGGCAGGGCGACGTCGAGGTGCTGGGCGGCAGCAGCAGGCCGGAGGCGGTCGACCTCGAGGGGGTGACCCCGACGCGCCTGTCGTGGGACGACCCGGCCGGCTGGCCGGCGGCCCTCGACGGCGTCGACGCGGTGTACGTCGTGCTGCCCATCCGGTCCGACGCGCCGGAGATCCTGCGGGACGTGCTCGCGGACGTCGACCCGGGGACGCGCGTCGTGCTCCTGTCGGAGCGCAACGCCGACGACGGCGGGCCCGACGGCTGGACGGTGCGGGCCGAGCGGGCCGTCCGCGACAGCGGCCTGCCGTGGACGGTGCTGCGCCCCAGCTGGTTCATGCAGGTCCTCACGGACCCGCGCTTCTTCGGTGACGCGGTGCGGCAGGACGGTGAGCTGCCCTTCGCCGACGGCGGAGCGCCCGTGGCGTGGATCGACGCCCGCGACATCGCGGCGGTGGCGGAGCGGGCCCTCGTGTCCGACGGTCTCCTTGGGCGGGTGCTCGAGCTGTCCGGGCCGGAGTCGCTCACGCTCCGGGAGACCGCCGCACGGCTCGCCGCCGCGGCCGGGCGGCCGGTGAGCCACCGGTCCACGAGCGTCGAGGAGGCGGTCGCAGGCAGCGACGGCTTCGAGCGCGCGCTCAGCGCGTACACCTTCGAGCGCGTCGCGGCCGGACGCTTCGCCGAGGTGACCGGCACGGTGGCGGAGGTGACCGGCCGTCCCGCACGCAGCCTCGGGCAGTACCTGCACGAGGTGGGCCTCTGA
- a CDS encoding dihydrofolate reductase family protein — MGRILFDTATSIDGFIADPDGSLAWLFAVEGGEDPDEALFPSGASVLVEGSTTYEWILREEDVLAHPEKWQGFHGDRPTFVFTHRDLPVPTGADVRFVRGPVADVLPRLREAAGDGDIWVVGGGDLAGQFLDAGALDEVALSVAPVALGGGAPLLPRRVTSERLRLRSAAAHGQFARLVYEVRPAHDALSP, encoded by the coding sequence GTGGGACGCATCCTCTTCGACACCGCCACGAGCATCGACGGCTTCATCGCCGACCCGGACGGCTCCCTCGCCTGGCTCTTCGCCGTCGAGGGGGGCGAGGACCCCGACGAGGCGCTCTTCCCCAGCGGCGCGAGCGTGCTCGTCGAGGGCTCGACGACGTACGAGTGGATCCTCCGCGAGGAGGACGTGCTCGCCCACCCCGAGAAGTGGCAGGGCTTCCACGGCGACCGCCCGACGTTCGTCTTCACCCACCGGGACCTGCCGGTGCCCACCGGTGCCGACGTGCGGTTCGTGCGCGGGCCGGTCGCCGACGTCCTGCCGCGGCTGCGCGAGGCCGCCGGCGACGGCGACATCTGGGTCGTGGGAGGGGGCGACCTCGCCGGTCAGTTCCTCGACGCGGGCGCCCTCGACGAGGTCGCCCTGTCCGTGGCGCCGGTCGCCCTCGGCGGCGGCGCGCCGCTGCTGCCGCGGCGCGTCACCTCCGAGCGGCTCCGGCTGCGCTCCGCCGCCGCCCACGGGCAGTTCGCTCGGCTCGTCTACGAGGTCCGGCCGGCGCACGACGCGCTCAGCCCGTGA
- a CDS encoding DUF427 domain-containing protein, whose protein sequence is MPDVRPCARDAGGAARQHHGHACPYEGDATYRSLVGGPADVAWGYEEPLPEALPLPGHVCFMGGGVRTEVDGRVTG, encoded by the coding sequence GTGCCCGACGTACGTCCGTGCGCTCGCGACGCCGGAGGGGCCGCGCGACAGCACCACGGCCACGCCTGCCCGTACGAGGGCGACGCGACGTACCGCTCGCTCGTCGGCGGCCCCGCCGACGTCGCGTGGGGCTACGAGGAGCCGCTGCCCGAGGCGCTGCCGCTGCCCGGGCACGTGTGCTTCATGGGTGGGGGCGTACGGACCGAGGTCGACGGGCGCGTCACGGGCTGA